The region AGGTCGAGCGGCTCGAAGCTGAAATCAAGCAGCTTGAGGCCGAACACGACCGCCTCGAACAGCAAAAACAGGCCCTCAGCGATGAGGATCCTGAGCAAATCGAACGGCTCGCCCGTGAAAAGCTTCATCTGACGAAGCCGGGCGAAACGCTTTTTCGATTCAAGAAGAAACCCGAAACCACAGAGATTCAGGAATAGAAATCGCGCCGGCTGATATCGCGCCCACAGCAGATTCCCCGGTTCAAATAATATCAAAATATCAGGGAAAATCATTCCCCGATTGACAATGTGCATTTTCCCCAGTATACTTGGTAATAGTTTATTGGTTAATGAGCAATAGGTTATAAGGCCGCTGCCCAGGGTTATGCGCCAGGCCGGTGCCGGCGAAAAGCGGCTCCCAATCCGTGGCAAGAGTACGCGGAACGGTCCGCCAGATGATCGGATAGAAGGAGGACAAGATGAAGGTTGCAAGTTCAAAATTCCTTTTAAGGACGATCTTTATGTTCTGTTTGTTCTTCCTTGTTGGACAGGGAAATTCCCGCGTCTGTGCCGCCCCGACAGTCTATCCGACCGGAACCACAATAAATGATCCCGCAAAAACATATGTCGGCTATACTCTGTTCCAGGTAAAAAACCCGCCCCGCATTGTCCTTATCGATATGGCGGGCCAGGTCGTGCATTCGTGGGAAAGTCAGGCGTTCAGCTTGCATTATGCTGAAGCGTTGCCGAATGGAAACATACTGGCGAATGCCGAGACGGCGGAATTGAATGGGTTGGTGGAACTGGATTGGGACGGCAATATCGTTTGGAGTTTTGTGTACGACAAAGATCTGGTCAAGGTGCATCACGATTTCGAGAGGCTGACCAACGGAAACACTCTCATACTTTGTAAGCAGACAAGGACGGTTCCCACTATTTCGCCGCTTCCGATCCGCGACGATTACATTATTGAGGTTGATCCTTCCGGCGCCATAGTTTGGGAATGGCATACGTGCGATCATTACGCCGAATTTGGGTTCAACGCCGAAGCTCGTGAATTAATCGCAGAGACGGGCGGAGACTGGGCGCACACCAACTCTATCAGCACTTTGCCGCCAAATTCTCTGGGCGACAGCCGCTTGGCGCCCGGCAATATCCTGGTCAGCCAGCGACATACCAATATCATTTACGTAATCGCCAAGGCGACCGGACAGATCACATGGAAGTGCGGTCCCGATGACAATCTCACAATCGGCCAGCACGATGCCGAGATGATTCCCGAACCGTTGGCTGGAGCGGGAAACATCCTGGTTTTTGATAACGGGGGACTCGGCGGCTATCCGTATAAGTTCAGAATGTACTCGCGCGTACTCGAGATCGACCCGCTTCAGAAAATCGTCGATTGGTCCTATAATGCGGCCGTCTCAGGTCTTCATCTGTTTTCGTTCTTCAGCCCATTCATCAGTTCAGCGCAACGATTGCCCAACGGAAACACAATGATCGATGAGGGGGAATCGGGGCGGATATTCGAGGTCACTCCCGAAGGCGAGATCGTGTGGGAATATGTGAACCCGATTTTCTTTCAGCACTTCGGACAGATACAGATTAATTCCCTTTACAGGGCCTACAGAACCTCTCCGGATTGGCCGCTGCTCCCATAGAAGCATGACTCCGGCGGGTTGAGCTATCTGCTGGGAGACGCCTCTTGCGGCGGACTGAAAATGTAAACGGCGTTCTTGCCTGTCCTCTTCGCCTCATAAAGCGCGCTGTCGGCGCAGGAAAGCACTTTCTCCATCGAGAGGGCATGCTCCGGGTAGCCGGCTATCCCGATGCTGACGGT is a window of Candidatus Abyssobacteria bacterium SURF_5 DNA encoding:
- a CDS encoding septum formation initiator family protein — its product is MKSLLKKSWRIIVFAAILAGCVYVLRPGYQRYVEQKKEVERLEAEIKQLEAEHDRLEQQKQALSDEDPEQIERLAREKLHLTKPGETLFRFKKKPETTEIQE
- a CDS encoding thioredoxin is translated as MKVASSKFLLRTIFMFCLFFLVGQGNSRVCAAPTVYPTGTTINDPAKTYVGYTLFQVKNPPRIVLIDMAGQVVHSWESQAFSLHYAEALPNGNILANAETAELNGLVELDWDGNIVWSFVYDKDLVKVHHDFERLTNGNTLILCKQTRTVPTISPLPIRDDYIIEVDPSGAIVWEWHTCDHYAEFGFNAEARELIAETGGDWAHTNSISTLPPNSLGDSRLAPGNILVSQRHTNIIYVIAKATGQITWKCGPDDNLTIGQHDAEMIPEPLAGAGNILVFDNGGLGGYPYKFRMYSRVLEIDPLQKIVDWSYNAAVSGLHLFSFFSPFISSAQRLPNGNTMIDEGESGRIFEVTPEGEIVWEYVNPIFFQHFGQIQINSLYRAYRTSPDWPLLP